A window of the Aspergillus flavus chromosome 6, complete sequence genome harbors these coding sequences:
- a CDS encoding catalase-like domain-containing protein, whose protein sequence is MIPKTPRQYTLAEGQPISDPSVSTTLPTFGGGSLTTLADTTLLETLAHFNRERIPERVVHAKAAGAWGEFEVTHDISHLTSAKFLNGVGKKTPVLCRISTTGGEKGSADTVRDVRGFGVKFFTEEGNHDIVGNHTPVFWVRDPLKFPAVNRAHKKHPQTNAHDFTMFWDFHVNSPESVHGLLHLFGSRGIPSSVRRITGFGLHTFKLVAPDGSFNYCKFHFRPEQGVGNLSEDEATRLAGANADYHTTELFDSIARKNYPVWGLYIQVMKPEEAEKAGLMTFDITKVWPHKDFPLIPVGKMTLNRNPANYFAEIEQAAFSPSNMVPGITYTPDPMLHARMFAYPDAQRYRLGANYTHLPPNRPVAPVYAPFERDGLTQTSNYGAEPNYNPNMFTPAVQSQRSTQDVRHGEFLKGAVLGLNNIPVTEADYVQPRALWRNVFDDAERRLCASNISETLVTLPADLRTGVIDLFNKVDPEIGRLISAKLSGSARLTARVAECCSGPNPGVHCIHQYPDK, encoded by the exons ATGATCCCGAAGACACCACGTCAGTACACTTTGGCTGAGG GGCAGCCTATTTCGGACCCCTCGGTCTCCACGACTCTCCCAACTTTCGGTGGTGGTAGCTTGACCACCCTTGCCGACACGACGCTTCTCGAGACACTGGCTCATTTCAACCGTGAGCGAATCCCAGAAAG AGTTGTCCATGCCAAAGCAGCTGGTGCTTGGGGAGAGTTCGAAGTCACCCATGACATCTCCCATCTCACTAGTGCCAAGTTCCTCAACGGAGTTGGCAAGAAGACGCCGGTTCTTTGCAGAATCAGTACCACCGGTGGTGAGAAGGGTAGTGCCGACACGGTTCGCGATGTCCGTGGCTTCGGTGTGAAGTTCTTCACTGAGGAGGGTAACCATGATATTGTCGGCAATCACACA CCCGTTTTCTGGGTGCGGGATCCTCTCAAGTTCCCGGCAGTCAACCGCGCTCATAAAAAGCACCCTCAAACCAACGCACATGATTTCACGATG TTCTGGGATTTTCATGTCAACAGCCCCGAGAGTGTCCacggtcttcttcatctgttcGGCTCCCGCGGTATCCCCTCCTCCGTCCGCCGTATCACTGGTTTCGGTCTCCACACCTTCAAGCTGGTCGCTCCCGATGGATCCTTCAATTACTGCAAGTTCCACTTCCGCCCCGAGCAAGGCGTCGGCAATCTCTCCGAAGACGAAGCTACACGCCTTGCTGGTGCCAATGCCGATTACCATACCACGGAATTGTTCGATTCGATCGCACGTAAGAACTACCCTGTCTGGGGTCTCTACATTCAGGTTATGAAGCCTgaggaggccgagaaggccgGCCTGATGACCTTTGATATTACCAAGGTCTGGCCACACAAGGACTTCCCCCTCATTCCGGTTGGCAAGATGACATTGAATAGAAAT CCTGCCAACTACTTCGCCGAAATCGAGCAGGCAGCATTCTCTCCATCCAACATGGTTCCTGGTATCACCTACACGCCGGATCCCA TGCTCCATGCCCGTATGTTTGCTTACCCTGACGCCCAACGCTATCGTCTCGGAGCCAACTACACTCATCTGCCACCAAACCGTCCCGTGGCGCCTGTGTATGCTCCCTTTGAGCGTGACGGTTTGACTCAGACCAGCAACTACGGTGCAGAGCCAAACTATAACCCAAATATGTTCACTCCTGCAGTTCAGAGCCAGCGGTCCACACAAGACGTGCGCCATGGAGAGTTCCTCAAGGGAGCTGTTCTGGGATTGAACAATATTCCTGTGACCGAAGCCGATTACGTACAGCCGAGAGCTCTGTGGAGAAACGTCTTTGATGATGCCGAAAGGAGACTGTGCGCATCAAACATCTCGGAAACTCTCGTGACCCTCCCCGCGGACTTGAGGACCGGTGTCATTGACTTGTTTAACAAGGTCGATCCCGAGATTGGCAGATTGATCTCCGCCAAGCTGAGTGGATCTGCCAGACT aacaGCTCGAGTGGCTGAATGCTGTTCGGGTCCGAACCCGGGAGTTCATTGCATTCACCAATACCCAGATAAATAA
- a CDS encoding glucose dehydrogenase (oxidoreductase) has translation MSAQVNNNQYDFIVVGGGTAGNAIAGRLSENPSVRVLVVEAGIANPGQIDDITTPSKAFGLRGSQYDWAYKTTMIKRDDYERIEKPNTRGKALGGSSCANYFTWIPGSKATFDDWYEFGGSDWTWDNCVEYLRKCATYHDDEKLYPTDLNKIGTGGPVQISHAELVPELETFRNALTTAWTSRGEPLSEDIYSGEMHGLTHCVDTIYKGERQGSWLYLENKPNVTILSQVHSKRLIIDRTTQTCTGVTVVDPTNGAELNLYATREVIVSQGVFETPKLLLLSGIGPAAELNKHGIDVVVDSPHVGKNLLDHPIVPFVLRLKDGVALDDHIHRAGPANEAAVAAYRRDKTGPAASGFLELVGFPRIDERLNRYPAYREAKAANGGLDPFGPGGQPHFELDFVGLFSSAFQWHYPVPPSGSYMTVIVDLLRPVSEGGEVTLNSTDPLQQPNINLNFFADDLDVLAMREGVRWTYDVLTKGEGFKDLVLEEYPWNMPLDSDEAMNKAVLDRSQTGFHPCGTARLSKNVQQGVVDNKLRVHGIKNLRIADASIMPVIPDCRIQNSVYMIGEKGADIIKAQYRELYEQKNIPYFSSKL, from the exons ATGAGTGCCCaagtcaacaacaaccaataCGACTTCATCGTCGTTGGAGGTGGCACCGCTGGCAATGCTATTGCTGGTCGCCTTTCCGAGAACCCCAGCGTTCGTGTTCTCGTCGTCGAAGCTGGTATCGCCAACCCTGGCCAGATCGATGACATCACCACTCCTTCCAAGGCTTTCGGACTCCGTGGAAGCCAGTATGATTGGGCCTACAAGACTACCATGATCAAGCGTGACGACTACGAGCGTATTGAAAAGCCTAACACTCGTGGTAAAGCTCTTGGTGGTAGCTCTTGTGCCAACTACTTTACCTGGATCCCCGGATCTAAGGCCACTTTTGATGACTGGTACGAGTTCGGTGGCAGTGACTGGACCTGGGACAACTGTGTGGAGTACCTCCGCAAGTGTGCTACCTACCACGATGATGAGAAGCTCTACCCCACCGATCTGAACAAGATCGGTACCGGTGGACCTGTCCAGATCTCCCACGCCGAGCTTGTTCCTGAGCTCGAGACCTTCCGTAATGCCCTCACCACTGCCTGGACCTCTAGGGGCGAGCCGCTTTCCGAGGACATTTACTCCGGTGAAATGCACGGTCTTACCCACTGTGTCGACACGATCTACAAGGGTGAGCGCCAAGGTAGTTGGCTGTACCTCGAGAACAAGCCGAACGTCACTATCCTGTCTCAGGTCCACTCCAAGCGCCTCATCATCGACCGCACGACTCAGACCTGTACCGGTGTGACTGTTGTCGACCCCACCAATGGTGCTGAGCTCAACCTCTATGCTACTCGCGAAGTCATTGTCTCTCAGGGTGTGTTCGAGACTCCCAAGCTCCTGCTTCTGAGTGGTATTGGTCCTGCTGCTGAGCTGAACAAGCACGGCATCGACGTGGTTGTTGACTCTCCCCATGTTGGTAAGAACCTCCTCGACCACCCTATTGTGCCCTTCGTCCTGCGTCTCAAGGACGGTGTTGCCCTTGATGATCACATCCACCGTGCTGGACCAGCCAATGaggctgctgttgctgcctACCGCCGCGACAAGACTGGTCCGGCAGCTTCCGGTTTCCTGGAGCTGGTTGGATTCCCTCGTATCGATGAGCGCCTGAACCGCTACCCCGCCTACCGCGAGGCTAAGGCTGCTAACGGTGGCCTTGACCCCTTCGGTCCTGGTGGCCAGCCCCACTTCGAACTCGACTTCGTTGGACTCTTCAGCTCTGCATTCCAGTGGCATTACCCTGTGCCCCCGTCTGGTAGCTACATGACCGTCATTGTCGATCTCCTTCGCCCCGTGTCTGAGGGTGGTGAGGTTACCCTGAACAGCACGGACCCTCTCCAGCAGCCCAACATCAACCTGAACTTCTTTGCCGACGACCTCGACGTCTTGGCCATGCGTGAGGGTGTCAGGTGGACTTATGATGTCCTCACCAAGGGCGAGGGCTTCAAGGATCTCGTTCTTGAGGAGTATCCTTGGAACATGCCTCTCGACTCGGACGAGGCCATGAACAAGGCTGTCCTGGACCGCAGTCAGACTGGATTCC ACCCTTGTGGTACCGCCCGTTTGTCGAAGAACGTCCAACAGGGTGTCGTTGACAACAAGCTGCGGGTGCATGGCATCAAGAACCTCCGCATTGCCGATGCCTCGATCATGCCTGTCATCCCTGACTGCCGTATCCAGAACTCGGTCTACATGATCGGTGAAAAG GGTGCCGATATCATCAAGGCCCAGTACCGGGAATTGTATGAGCAGAAGAACATTCCCTACTTCTCTAGCAAGCTGTGA
- a CDS encoding t-SNARE → MTTTNINYSALEQGYDLEINKLTPVLTKRQQITHELNQLQTLRDSNLYSAQQALLNSTTVSDDQLARQELDDVRSSINNTLQQVRTLVDELRYLADPSDPRVRAQVDATKNQVQQAIQDYYRSQTEFDRALRDQVWRRYEIANPEASPEEVEHGVQQVLAGTQMVFQVQGARTRQAKDAQAAVMERSAAIRKIEQDLMTLSELSQQVAELVRSHEPIVEKIEENAEETRLNYEKGNEKIGHAIVSARNARKYKWYILLVCILIIAIIVAICVGWCKSTDHC, encoded by the exons ATGACAACAACAAATATCAACTATAGCGCCCTTGAACAAGGCTACG ACCTCGAAATCAACAAACTCACCCCCGTTCTCACCAAACGCCAACAAATCACCCACGAGCTCAATCAACTACAAACCCTCCGCGACTCGAATCTCTATTCCGCACAGCAAGCCCTCCTCAACTCCACCACCGTGTCAGACGATCAATTAGCCCGCCAGGAACTCGACGATGTCCGATCCAGTATCAATAACACACTCCAACAAGTCCGCACTCTGGTAGATGAGCTTAGATATCTTGCGGATCCGAGTGATCCGCGCGTGCGGGCACAGGTCGATGCTACGAAGAACCAGGTGCAACAGGCGATCCAGGATTATTATCGGTCGCAGACGGAGTTTGACCGTGCGCTCCGCGACCAGGTGTGGCGGCGATATGAGATTGCTAACCCTGAAGCGTCGCCCGAAGAGGTGGAGCATGGGGTACAGCAGGTGTTGGCGGGGACGCAGATGGTTTTTCAG GTGCAAGGGGCCCGAACTCGACAAGCGAAAGATGCGCAAGCTGCTGTTATGGAGCGATCAGCTGCCATCCGCAAGATTGAACAAGACTTAATGACCCTTAGCGAGCTTTCACAGCAAGTTGCCGAGCTTGTTCGCTCGCACGAACCGATAGTTGAGAAGATCGAGGAAAATGCGGAGGAAACGCGATTGAACTATGAGAAGGGCAACGAAAAAATCGGCCATGCGATCGTAAGCGCTCGTAATGCGAGGAAATACAAGTGGTATATTCTGCTTGTCTGCA TTCTTATTATCGCTATCATTGTGGCTATATGTGTCGGGTGGTGCAAATCTACCGACCACTGTTGA
- a CDS encoding putative complex I intermediate associated protein has translation MFPTARCFAAKPAGFFKRSADELGRLSKIAWNSEALHTPTKPYVLLDFEDDSTVAGCKTMADRAVGGFSTASLDYVPADPATHSPAHARFHGSISTKLPNNWRVERTGYAAFRNKDRGLWLFGRLFWDMDPYSYLALRVKSDGRRYTVNIQTDSIVETDIHQHRLYTRHHRVQEASDEDLSSHEAAAEESEEVYPSRVPPSLSDVPPESTIMSTSTSTETAGTTGWETILLPLNAFVRTNHGLVVEPQTSILRQRVKSIGIGLTDRVEGPYDLRIHKIWATNGMSEAEIEEERRICGVDALPVDEGVRSGWTRESAQQHTSQQEAPKAKKGLKALRSEWDQ, from the exons ATGTTCCCGACAGCAAGGTGCTTCGCCGCGAAGCCCGCAGGATTCTTCAAGCGCAGCGCAGATGAACTGGGCCGCCTGTCAAAAATCG CCTGGAACTCGGAAGCCCTACATACCCCGACGAAACCCTACGTTCTCCTCGACTTCGAAGATGATTCCACCGTCGCCGGATGCAAGACCATGGCCGACCGCGCCGTTGGAGGTTTCAGCACCGCCAGTTTAGACTACGTCCCTGCCGACCCGGCGACACATTCGCCCGCACACGCTCGTTTCCACGGCAGTATCTCGACGAAACTACCTAATAACTGGCGTGTAGAGCGCACGG GATACGCGGCCTTCCGTAACAAAGACCGGGGGCTGTGGCTCTTCGGGCGGCTTTTTTGGGATATGGATCCTTACTCGTACCTCGCTTTGCGGGTGAAGTCCGATGGACGTAGGTATACCGTTAATATCCAGACGGATTCGATCGTCGAGACCGATATCCACCAGCACAGACTGTATACTCGGCATCATAGGGTTCAGGAGGCGTCGGATGAGGACCTCTCATCGCAtgaggcggcggcggaggagtcGGAGGAGGTGTATCCAAGCCGTGTACCGCCTTCTCTTTCGGATGTTCCGCCTGAATCGACTATCATGTCGACGTCGACGAGTACGGAGACAGCTGGAACCACAGGTTGGGAGACGATTCTGTTACCGCTTAACGCGTTTGTGCGCACGAACCATGGTTTGGTGGTTGAGCCGCAGACTTCGATCTTGCGGCAGCGGGTGAAGAGTATTGGTATTGGACTTACGGATCGCGTGGAGGGTCCGTATGATTTGCGGATTCATAAGATCTGGGCTACGAATGGTATGAGCGAGGCggagattgaggaggagaggCGGATCTGTGGGGTGGATGCGTTGCCTGTGGATGAGGGTGTTCGGTCTGGCTGGACGCGGGAGTCTGCGCAACAGCATACGAGTCAACAGGAGGCGCcgaaagcgaagaagggATTGAAGGCGTTGCGTTCCGAGTGGGATCAGTAA
- a CDS encoding putative ankyrin repeat-containing protein (ankyrin repeat-containing protein): MHLLRLPNELLQLVADNLSTDADLNALIQTHSCYYHLLKTYLFEHNVRYGESSALVWAAAHGHIETAKKSLRAKADANALSPLHRSIFKLNLCTCPSILLPADHACEWCPTDRRHRSTPIMLAAMNGHKEIVELLVHHGADINRQVGGVCTPILGAIGHGNVDVVEYLLITGVNLDVTLDGFWDYDPLELAAHEGHAEVVKLLLRHGVDPNKSSALALATSMGKLEATRVLLEAGASIERVCTRNQMDALFNAVDRGEATVVGLLIEYGANLESRDSDGMTPLAYAAYFRRPEAAEVLLNHGANIDALSQGLTALSFAIDEGKVPMVKLLLENGADLTITNEPLLLRILKSNRIHNQEADAAIVELLLYHGADPNCCDRKGRTPLFLATVKQKVDIMRVLLARGANPNREDEEIDLLSWAFLKGHEDVVNMLLAY; encoded by the coding sequence ATGCACCTCCTCCGACTACCAAACGAGCTCCTACAATTGGTCGCAGACAATCTGTCCACGGACGCAGACCTGAACGCCTTAATCCAAACACACAGTTGCTATTATCACCTGCTGAAAACTTATCTGTTTGAGCACAATGTCCGCTATGGCGAAAGCTCTGCCCTCGTCTGGGCCGCAGCGCACGGCCACATAGAAACAGCAAAAAAGTCACTTCGAGCAAAAGCAGATGCCAACGCCCTGAGTCCTCTCCACCGTTCTATATTCAAGCTCAACTTGTGTACTTGCCCAAGTATCCTCTTGCCCGCTGATCATGCTTGTGAATGGTGCCCAACCGACCGTCGGCACAGGTCAACGCCGATCATGCTTGCGGCAATGAATGGGCACAAGGAGATTGTCGAGCTTTTGGTCCACCACGGCGCCGACATCAATCGCCAGGTCGGCGGGGTATGTACCCCTATACTTGGGGCGATAGGACATGGGAATGTGGATGTTGTGGAGTATTTACTGATCACTGGTGTTAATCTGGATGTCACTCTGGATGGGTTCTGGGACTATGATCCACTCGAGCTCGCAGCGCATGAAGGACATGCAGAGGTGGTGAAATTGCTACTTCGGCATGGAGTTGATCCCAACAAGTCCTCAGCACTCGCGCTTGCCACAAGTATGGGCAAACTGGAGGCAACGCGTGTGCTACTTGAAGCGGGAGCAAGCATCGAGCGAGTATGTACTAGAAACCAGATGGATGCATTGTTCAATGCAGTGGATAGGGGTGAGGCAACAGTAGTCGGCTTGTTGATCGAGTATGGGGCCAACCTTGAAAGCAGAGATAGCGACGGCATGACTCCCCTCGCATATGCTGCCTATTTCAGAAGACCTGAAGCTGCTGAAGTACTTCTTAATCATGGTGCCAACATCGACGCCTTGTCACAGGGCTTGACAGCGTTATCTTTCGCGATCGATGAAGGAAAGGTGCCAATGGTGAAGCTACTACTCGAGAACGGTGCTGATTTGACCATAACCAACGAGCCACTTCTCTTACGTATACTTAAGAGCAATAGAATTCACAACCAGGAAGCGGACGCCGCGATAGTCGAGCTGCTACTATATCACGGGGCTGATCCCAACTGCTGTGACCGGAAAGGAAGGACACCATTGTTCCTTGCGACAGTTAAACAGAAAGTCGATATTATGAGGGTGTTGCTCGCGCGCGGAGCCAATCCAAAtcgagaagacgaggaaattGATTTATTATCGTGGGCCTTTCTAAAAGGTCATGAAGACGTGGTGAATATGTTACTCGCTTATTGA
- a CDS encoding ankyrin and HET domain protein, with translation MTEPKNQTSSTISTQCELRDLYEYEPLPTPTSIRLIKVEGKDQDGTVHVRLKTIDLKDAPWYHAVSYTWGNPHTELPHVQATHETYSQKYPPDYREPIVANGKLLHVSRSAYDILVSVPKDAWAKRCNQRNPKNQLRATIHSACMTNKKEYVEELISAGVDIDVQDEYGRTPLCYAARLGKLEFVELLLAAGADLDILDGNENRAIDHARESGVEEIIKCLEEAEKRVKVHGTSRSWPEGPQMWCWVDQICIDQSNLEERASQVSIMDRIYECASYTLIWLGLEDDYTEVAVETIQKLYSAQGDLIHDNEIIPYRHQPKEVYATAEIPYVSLEEWTALATLFLRPYLRRLWVIQENILSDTCLGYCGKFEVPWRAFCTVAQQIYFRQLVLGRVTSTEFIDINSPVVAIESEIVHLTQWKDRLQNGDQASMPKTLSLENLLFETWTFRATDPRDKIFGLYGLLLKAGPVPWKPDYSKSVAQVYAEATKEIIQNANELRMLSAVLDHSLHNIPDLPSWVPDYSVPFCNMMCANYNAAGTLPQQTIQPSSWNELIVSGVKIDTVLQTGNTTSGPKQMSMFFDARWFELALLLPHPYHNGQARTEALWRTLCADHKKDGSFPAPGAYGALFRNMLCQLTCVKAEETARAAEQDPNIVVLEAALHHIRQILSKPPISTLSLEEIQRTFGNPDTNLSSPDFQTLTHILYKLHFLGMVEEDPWTPTIDEIEKSYRRTKWQTWEESSALPGDGIEFHVALRSKHGRRRLFVTEKRYLGLGPASMVDGDEVWVIPSAGAAFVLRPVDRGIFRLVGEAYVHGVMDGEVVGECDVKLSSICLV, from the coding sequence ATGACAGAGCCAAAGAACCAAACCAGCTCTACGATTTCCACCCAATGCGAGCTCAGAGATCTGTACGAATATGAACCACTGCCAACCCCCACATCCATCAGACTCATAAAAGTGGAAGGCAAAGACCAAGACGGGACAGTCCACGTACGACTAAAGACCATCGACCTGAAAGACGCTCCCTGGTACCACGCCGTCTCATACACCTGGGGAAACCCACATACCGAGCTGCCCCACGTTCAAGCAACTCATGAAACTTATTCTCAGAAGTACCCACCTGACTATCGAGAACCTATAGTGGCAAACGGGAAGCTTCTACATGTCAGCCGAAGCGCATATGACATCCTAGTTTCCGTGCCGAAGGACGCATGGGCAAAGCGGTGCAACCAGAGAAATCCCAAGAACCAACTTCGCGCTACTATTCATTCAGCCTGTATGACGAACAAGAAAGAGTACGTCGAGGAGTTGATCTCTGCTGGGGTTGATATCGATGTTCAAGATGAATATGGTCGAACTCCGCTGTGCTATGCTGCGAGGCTTGGGAAGCTTGAGTTCGTGGAACTCTTGCTTGCTGCTGGTGCTGATCTCGATATTCTTGATGGGAATGAGAATCGGGCTATTGATCATGCTCGGGAAAGtggggtggaggagattaTTAAATGCCTTGAAGAGGCCGAGAAAAGAGTTAAGGTGCATGGCACTTCCAGGTCATGGCCCGAGGGCCCTCAGATGTGGTGTTGGGTCGACCAGATCTGTATTGATCAAAGCAATCTCGAAGAGAGAGCTTCACAAGTGTCAATCATGGACCGGATCTACGAATGTGCTTCTTACACTCTCATATGGCTCGGGCTAGAAGACGACTATACCGAGGTTGCTGTCGAGACGATTCAAAAACTGTATTCGGCGCAAGGAGATCTTATTCATGACAATGAAATCATTCCTTACAGGCACCAACCCAAGGAGGTATATGCCACAGCTGAGATTCCATATGTTTCTCTAGAAGAGTGGACGGCTCTTGCTACGCTTTTTCTACGGCCATATCTAAGAAGACTGTGGGTTATACAAGAGAACATTCTATCGGACACATGTCTCGGATACTGTGGTAAATTCGAGGTCCCATGGCGGGCATTCTGCACAGTTGCCCAACAAATCTACTTCCGACAGCTTGTCTTGGGGAGAGTTACTTCAACCGAGTTCATCGACATCAACAGTCCCGTGGTGGCCATAGAGAGTGAAATCGTGCACCTTACTCAATGGAAAGATCGTCTACAGAACGGCGATCAAGCTTCCATGCCCAAAACCCTCTCATTAGAGAACCTGCTCTTCGAAACCTGGACCTTCCGCGCCACAGACCCAAGAGACAAGATATTTGGTCTCTACGGTCTTCTACTCAAAGCCGGACCTGTCCCCTGGAAACCAGACTACTCCAAATCAGTAGCCCAAGTCTACGCAGAGGCTACAAAAGAAATAATCCAGAACGCCAATGAACTACGCATGCTCTCCGCCGTTCTCGATCATTCACTCCACAACATCCCCGACCTCCCATCATGGGTCCCAGACTACAGCGTCCCATTCTGCAACATGATGTGCGCCAATTACAACGCTGCCGGAACCCTTCCTCAGCAGACCATCCAACCCAGCTCTTGGAATGAACTCATAGTATCCGGAGTGAAAATCGACACCGTCCTACAAACAGGAAACACAACTTCCGGTCCCAAACAAATGTCCATGTTCTTCGACGCACGCTGGTTCGAGCTCGCCTTGCTCCTCCCACATCCTTATCACAACGGCCAGGCCAGAACCGAGGCATTGTGGCGCACATTATGCGCGGACCACAAGAAAGACGGCTCATTCCCTGCACCTGGCGCATATGGAGCCCTTTTCCGAAACATGCTGTGTCAACTTACCTGTGTTAAAGCAGAAGAAACGGCCAGAGCCGCCGAACAAGACCCAAATATAGTAGTACTCGAAGCCGCTCTCCACCACATTCGACAAATCCTATCAAAACCACCAATATCAACCCTCTCACTCGAAGAAATCCAACGTACCTTCGGAAACCCAGATACAAACCTCAGCAGCCCGGATTTCCAGACCCTAACCCATATTCTCTACAAACTCCATTTCCTGGGtatggtggaggaagatcCCTGGACGCCAACCATCGATGAAATCGAGAAATCTTACCGAAGAACTAAATGGCAGACATGGGAAGAAAGCAGTGCACTTCCTGGTGATGGCATTGAATTCCACGTGGCGCTTAGAAGTAAGCATGGTAGACGGCGTCTGTTTGTAACCGAGAAGAGGTACCTGGGGCTTGGTCCTGCGTCGATGGTTGATGGGGACGAGGTCTGGGTTATTCCTAGTGCTGGTGCTGCTTTCGTGCTGAGACCGGTTGATAGGGGCATATTCAGGTTGGTTGGTGAAGCGTATGTACATGGGGTTATGGATGGGGAGGTTGTTGGGGAGTGTGATGTGAAGCTTTCTAGTATTTGTCTTGTTTAG
- a CDS encoding metallo-beta-lactamase superfamily protein, with the protein MSDLGLVEVDSLEALVIIDNELDPLSPPAPDTVQVSGLMGSLALHSTHDLHDRGEARKELQMEDICCSAHGLSILVTATKGDVKHSVLFDAGPESEIWERNVKRLRPDLSFVELVQLSHWHRDHSGGLVRAIEMIAEAKKAKGHTDKVAVDLHPDRPDYRGFALGPNIVSFQADPTFEELEDAGGAIQKHDEAHTVLDNFFLISGEIPRQTAYENGIKGGMRFDKEEKDWFSDELISDERFLVCNLKGKGLVLFTGCSHAGVVNCSRHAVESFDGSVPLYAVVGGFHLATSTAADTESTIKDLERLDPAVLLPGHCSGWRAKFVIEKYMPGSLVPCTVGAKVTF; encoded by the exons ATGTCTGATCTAGGCCTCGTAGAAGTCGATTCTCTCGAAGCCCTtgtcatcatcgacaatgaGCTCGATCCTCTCTCCCCACCTGCCCCGGACACCGTCCAGGTATCGGGTCTGATGGGTTCTCTTGCTCTACACTCTACACATGATTTACATGACCGAGGTGAAGCCAGAAAGGAACTGCAGATGGAGGACATTTGCTGTTCGGCGCATGGACTGTCTATCCTTGTG ACAGCTACAAAAGGCGATGTAAAGCACTCGGTTCTGTTCGATGCAGGTCCAGAAAGCGAGATATGGGAGAGGAATGTCAAGCGGTTACGGCCGGATCTGTCTTTTGTTGAGCTGGTTCAATTATCCCATTGGCATCGGGACCATTCGG GTGGCCTTGTCCGAGCCATTGAAATGATAGCTGAGGCCAAAAAAGCCAAAGGCCACACAGACAAAGTGGCGGtagatcttcatcctgaCCGTCCCGACTATCGGGGATTCGCCCTGGGTCCAAACATTGTTTCCTTTCAGGCGGATCCTACCTTCGAGGAACTCGAAGATGCTGGCGGAGCTATCCAAAAGCATGACGAGGCACACACCGTGCTTGACAATTTCTTTCTGATCTCTGGCGAGATTCCCCGCCAGACGGCGTACGAAAACGGTATCAAAGGAGGCATGCGCTTTgataaagaggaaaaggattGGTTTTCTGATGAGCTTATTTCGGATGAACGTTTCCTCGTGTGTAATCTTAAGG GTAAAGGACTCGTCCTGTTCACAGGCTGCAGTCATGCAGGTGTCGTCAATTGCTCACGACATGCGGTGGAAAGCTTCGATGGTTCTGTTCCGCTTTATGCGGTTGTTGGGGGCTTTCATCTTGCCACTAGCACTGCGGCGGACACGGAGAGCACTATCAAAGACCTTGAGAGATTAGACCCTGCTGTTCTGCTGCCGGGGCATTGCTCTGGTTGGAGGGCTAAGTTTGTGATTGAGAAATATATGCCTGGGAGTTTGGTGCCTTGCACTGTGGGTGCGAAGGTTACATTCTAG